The sequence CGCACGACGCGAGCGGGCGGGGGCGGCAGTTCGCGCACGGATCCATGAGGGAGCGGTTCCCGCAGTCCGAGCAGGCCCGGCCGGTTGAGAGCTGGTCCCGGCGGCAGGGCCCGCAGGTCTTGTGGCTCGGGCGGGGCCGGGTCTCCCCGCAGGCGGTGCAGGGGCCGACGTCGGCCTGCGCGGCCAGGATGCCCTCGCAGCCGAGGCAGACCCTGCCGCCGGGCACCGCCCGGCGCAGCGGCCGGATGCGGCCGCACCGCAGGCAGGCCGGTGTCCGGACCCCGGCGACGCCCATGGCGGTGAGGGTGGTGATGAGGGCCTGGACCGACAGCGGGGCGAGGGAGGACCCGCTGACCAGCGCGTCGGGGTGCGCTGCGAGGTGAGCACGGATCCGCCCCCGGGCCGACGGGGTCAGCCCGGCCACGATCCGGGCCGCCTCGTCCGGCACGAGAGCGGGCAGGAACCGGGCGACCTGCTCCGCGAGTTCCTCCCACGAGGCCCGAGCGGGCACCGGGCCGCTCACCGATCGCCCGGGCGCAGGACTCGAACACGGCGGGCAGGCGGAGCCTTCGCCGTACCCGCGTTCTCGCCGGTCGCCGTCGGCTTCGCGACCTGGACACGGGTCTCGGCTACCTCGATCAGGTCCGCCGGGGTGACGCCGAGGATGCCGCAGAGGGCGGCGAGGGTGTCCATCGAGAGGCGTTGCGGAGGTTGGGTGACCAGCCGGAACACCTGCTCTCGCGAGAGGTGGACCCCGTACTCGGCCAGCAGCGGGACCAGGTCGGTGGTCTGGTACATGTCCCGCTCCGCCATCAGCCGGCGCAGATTCCACGTGAAGCCCATCCGCTTCATCACCGCGGCAACACCCCTCCAGCAGCAGGCTCCAGACGCCGCTGGAGCGCGGACTCGATCAGCCGGTTGCGGAACTCGTCCGACACCCACGTGTACAGGGCGGTCGTCGCCGCGTAGGAGTGCCCGACCTGCTCCTGCACGAACCGCTCCGGATACCCGAACTCGATCAGGTGCGTGATGTAGGTGTGCCGCAGGCAGTGCAGGTCCAGCTCCGCGGACAGACCAGCGTGCTCCCGCAGGACCGCGAAGATCTCGTCGAGCCGGCGTCCGCCGAGGCGGCCCCGCCGCTCCGACACCCACAGGGCCGGATGACGCCCCGGGGAGAACCCGCCCCGGACCTCCTCGACCCACTCCAGGACGACCGGGACGATCCAGTCGAGCTCGGGCACCGTCAGCACGGTCCGCCGCTTCGGCGGACTACCCCGCGACGCCTTCCCATACCGGACTTCGAGGGCTCCAAGCCGCCCATACTGGGGCGCGCGGGGGTTGTGCCGCAGATCCGGCAGGTCGAGCATCGACGTCTCCCGGCGCCGGGTACCGTACGCGTAGACCTGCTTGACCAGCACCGAGTCCCGCCAAGCGGCCAGCACCCCCTTCCGGCCCCGCTTGCGGACCTGCTCCACCCGGTCGTCCGCTGCGTCGAAAAGCGTCTGCAGCTCGTCGTAGGTGAACGCGCGCCGGCCCGGGCGCCCCTCGTAGGCGGCGACGTGCTGGGCGGTGTTCCAGTCGTGGCACACCTGGACCGGGAACCGGCCGAACTCCTCCAGGCAGCCCGCCGCCCACCCGTACCGCGGATCGGTGACGAACGCGCAGAACAGCTCCAGGGAGCCCTGCTGCCCCCGCACCGTCGACCAGGCGAGTTCACCGCGGGAGAGCCGGACCGAGAAGTACGCCTCGACGTCCTCGGGCGTCCAGTCCCACGGATACGTGCCCGTGAACTGGGCGAACCGGCGCACCAGGCTCAACCGGTCCACGATCGTCTTCCTCGCCAGCAGCCTGCTCCGCTGCTGGTCCTGCCACCCCCGCAGCATCGCGTCGAACATGGCGGGCTCCGGGTCCAGAGCGCGGACGTTGCCCGCGCGGACCAGCCGGATCGCACCCGGCACATCTGCCACACCCACCCCACACCTCCGACGGTTGCACCGAATGCAACATCGTGGCGTCAGATACACCGCCCCAGGTCCAGAACCCCACAGCGTCACCTGGACGAGCGACACCCCCGCTCCCGGCCGCCGCCGCAGGACCCGCGGACGGCGCGGAATGATGCAGCCACCCCAACTCCGCCTACTTGGAGTCGTACACCTCGGCGAGCGGGACGAAGTGGTCGACGTCGAGACGGGCGGCGTCGGTGATGAGCACACCGTCGTAGGCGCTGCGCCAGGACCCGCCCGTCAGCTTGCACCCCGGAGCGGCCTCCGGGGCGACGACAGCCTCGGAGAGGATGACCTCCTTACGGGTGTCACACCCGTCGGAGAGCAGGCCGCGGTTCCAGTGCTTGTACAGATCCCGCTTGTAGCCCTCCCGGTGCTCCTCCGCTACCGGGATCCGGTCGATCGCATCGAACAACGGCAACGCCGTCCGCGCAGAAGGGACCACGGGCGCGGCCTGCGGCGTGCTGGTGGCGTGAGCGGCCGGGGCGGTGGCGAGCAGAGGAAGAGCCAGAGCGAGCGCGGCCCAACCACGCATCCATTTCCTGATCATGAAACGGGTTGTAGCGGTGCAACGGGTCCGCCCGCACGCAACCACGGATCAACTCACCCGCACGAGGCGCAGAGTTCACCCCCGAGCGCATGACCGGCTGTCGGGCGGGCGGTGCCGGGCTGCCTGGGTCAGGGGACGAGGCGGGCGATCAGAGCGAGGAGTACGAGTGCTCCGAGCACGATCGCGGTGATCTGCCAGGTTCGCTTCTGCGAGGGAAGCACCAGCACGTGCGGCCCCGTGGAGGCGGGGAAGACGAAGTAGACCCTGTGCGGGTGCTCCGTCACGACGACTCGTGCGAGCCGGATGTACCGGGCTGTTGCGTGACGTGCGATTTCCTGGTCGTGCGGGAGGAGCAGCGTCTTCAGGGTCGGGCCGAACGCTTTGGTGAGGTGGTCGCGCAGGGGGTCGTTGTCGGTGAGGTCCGTCGGGGTCCAGGTGCCGCGTTCGCGTACTTGTTGGCGTGCGAGGTAGGGCACGCCGTATGCGGGAAGTTTGACCTCGCCGGTGCTGGGCGTTCTGGTGATGACGCCTTCTGTCCAGGTCACGGTCCTGCCCGTGCCCGCGCAGCGCCGGTGCTGCACGGTGCCGTCGCCGTCGCAGTCGGGGCAGGAGCGGGATCCTGTGGCCTGGCAGGCGGTGCACTGGATCCGGCCGCGGCCGCGGCATGCGGCGCATGCGGCGTCGAGGGCGCCGCACTGCCCGCACGGGACGCGCTCGTCTGTGTCCTGCGCGGAGGGGCCGGCCGGTTTGGGGGTGGGGATGCCGGTGCCGTCGCAGCGGAGGCAGCTGTCGAGGCTGCGGCATGCGCCGCAGGGGCGGTACTGCTCGCAGGGGATGTCACCTGCGCCTTTGCAGCGTTGGCAGGCAACGTTCCCGTTGCCGCAGTCACAGGACCGGGCATCGACCGACCCCCGTTGTACCAGTCTCATGGTGGTCGGCTTGGACGGATCCCGGGGCGGCGGGACCCGGCGCCGGCCGATCGTCGTGTCGTACACCGGACGGTCCGAGAGGTCGAGAGGACCAGCGTGGAAGCGCTCCGTCTCCGTGCGGGATTCGACGCACCGTACGATCCTTCCCTCCAGGAGGGGATGCCACGTGATCGCCGCGGCACCCGGCGTGCCCGACAGGGATTCCCCTCGCTTCGCGATCTCGTCCTGCACGGCCTTGAGGACTTCCTCGTCGCTCAGCACCCGTCTCCCCCACGTCCTCATCCGGTCGGCTGACAGTCCACAGCCCGCATGCGCACAGGACAGTACCCAACCACCCACCGCGACCACGGCAGTTCACACGGAAGAGACACCAGGGAGGTGTTCACGGGTCTACTCGTCCCGCCGGGCAAACCCCACCGCACATCCGCTCCCACATCCGCACGGGTGCGCACCCGTCAGGCGTTACGGGCGCTGGCGACGACCGGGGCTTCGCCGTTCTGGGCCTGCTGCGCCCGTTCCGCCATCATTTTCCTGAAGGCCGCGTTGTGGAGGTCGTAGATGGTGAGGAAGTCGTCGCCGCCGCCGTCGAGCTGTGCGAATCCGTCTGCGGCGTCCTGGGTCGTGGTGCTCCGCTTCAGGTGCTGTGCGGACGGGTCTGAGGACGCGTCAGTGTGTGGACTCCGGATATGTGAGCGGTGGCCAGTGCAGGCCGGGAAGGGGAAGCGGATCGGCTTCAGGCACCCTGGTCACTCCCGGGGGTGAAATGGCGGGGCGTAATCCTGATTGGACGGGATCGGATCGGCTCACCGATGCGACCCTTTCGTTCGTCTCGCCTCGATCGGCCGGAGGGAGCTAAGACGGCCGCTTTCGCCCCCGATGGCCAATCAAGGGTCCCGGCAGCGACAACGCCCCGTTGGCCGTGAGGCAGACGGGGCGCGGCGGGGCGGTGTTCGGAGTTAGTCGGCAATCAGCTCGTCCAGCTCGTCCTTGGTCGCTGCGCCGTGTTCGATCATGGCCCCGCACAGCAGTCCGAACAGACGACGAGGGTCACCCTTGTAGCCGCGGCGGCGTGCCGTCGAGCCGATCGTGCTGAAGAGCACACTCCGTTCCTCGCTGCCCGGCCCGAAATTGCGCAGGAAGTCGGCCATGGCGTAGCTGAGGAACCCCTGTATGTCACGCCGGGCGATCTTCTTGCTGGCATCCATCGCCGCGGTGGCCAGGGCGAAGCCGAGGACGTGAGCCCGGTCGATGTTGCTGCTGCTCATTACTGCTGCCTCTCGTTGGGTGGGTAGTGGCCAGCTCAGGACGCCAGGCTGAGCCATGACCGCATATTGCAGTGAATGTTCGACCTGATGGGACCGATTAAGCCCCCCCGCAGTCTTATGGAATTGGGGGTAGCCAAGCGGAAGGCAGGTTGACCTCTGCAGGAGCAGGGGTGCCGACGGCAGACAGAAGCTGATGAGGAGCCGGACCGGACGCGTAGTCGAAGTTCACGGTGCTGCCGGAGAACATCGCGCCGCCGAAGTCCACCCTGCCGCCGGAGAACATCGCGTGGCCGAAGTCCACGGTGCCGCCGGAGAACGTCGCGCCGCGGAAGGCCACCCTGCTGCCGGAGAACGTCGCACCGCCGAAGTCCACGGTGCCGCCGGAGAACATCGCGCCGCGGACCCTGCCGCCGGTGTACGCCGTGGGACCGAAGTCCACCCTGCCGCCGGAGAACGTCACGTCGATGAAGTCCACCCTGCCGCCGGAGAACGTCACGTCGCAGAAGTTCACCCTGCCGCCGGAGAACGTCACGTGGAGGAAGTCCACCCTGCTGCCGGAGAACGTCGCGCCGCCGAAGTCCACGGTGCCGCCGGAGAACATCGCGCCGCCGAAGTACACACTGCCGCCGGAGAACGTCGCGCCGCCGAAGTCCACGGTGCCGCCGGAGAACATCGCGCCGCCGAAGTTCAAGTCCACGCCGCTGTCGATGACGACTCTGGTGAGATCAAGGTTGTAGCCCTGCCACGAGCGCTGAGTGCCTTTGGGGATGCAGTAGCGATCTCCGATGAGCCGCAAGATCGTGTGCCGAACCTCGCGCAGTGCGCGGTACCGGTCTCTTTTGTCCTGATGGGCATCGCGCCGTTCCTCGGAGGGCGAGGTCCCATCAGGCAAGGGGCCGGGCAGGTCGCCGGGATCGGGAGAGAAGGGCAGGCGGAGGTAGGCGCACAGGACGTCGATGCAGGTCTGGCGCAGGTTGTCGTCAGGGGCGTCGTCGGCAAGTCCGGCCAGGGCGTGGACGCCGCCGAGCCGGACGGCTGGGGAGTCCGAGCCGAGCTTGTCGACGGCCTGGGAGAAGCGTTCGGTATGGAGCCGGGTGGCCTCTCGGTGGGCGCCGGCTTCGTCGACGCGCTGGCGGCGGTACGCGACGACTAGGGCGACGAGCGCGCCAGCCCCGGCGACCACACCAAAGGAGAGCTTGACCAAGTCGAAGAGCGTCTTCGCGTCGAGCTTCGCGGTGGTGCCAATCTCCTTGAAGTCCAGCAGGACGACCAGTCCGTAGAAGACTCCGCCCGCGACCAAGACCGCAGCGACGAAGGTCAGAACCAGGGCGCGGCCGACCTTCCACAGCCGCAGCTCGCGTTCATTCAGTGATCGTGAACTTCGCCTGGACGTCATGACGATGAAGACAGGGCGCCAAGGTCAACGGTTGCAGTCGGCAGAGGACAACCACAGGCCTTGGCCAGTACGACCGGTTAAGCCCCCCAGGGTCCTATGGAGCTGGCAGTAGCCAAGCGGAAGGCAGGGTGACCTCCGCAGGAGGAGGTGTGCCGACGGCAGCAAGAAGCCCCGGAGGAGCCGGACTGGCCGTGTTGCGGAAGTCCACGCTGCCGCCGGAGAACTCCGCGCGGTCGAAGCTCACCTCTGGGTTAGCGCAGTGCGGCTTGAGCCCTCCTCGACTGGAGTGCCGCACCTCGCTGAGACCGTCCCCGCCGAAGAGACAGTCCCCGTCAACGCACCCATGGGGTCCGGATGCACCTCTCTCACCGCGTTCCCGAAGGAGCACGGCACGCCAGGAGCGCGGCGATGCCGCGTACCGACGTGATGGTCGCGCCGTCACGCTCCCGGGTCCTGACCTTGGCGTTGATGACCGTGCCGGCTTCGGGTCCGTCGGTGATGGTGTAGCTGGCGGTCAGATCGATCATGGCGGCGTCTGCTTCCTGGTGCGCATGGCACCGGTGGTCGGGTGGGAGGTGCGTTGGGCGTTGGCGGCGTCAGTACCGGTCGCATCCGGTCGCCTTCATCGCCTCTACGTAGTCGCGGCGGGCGCTCCGGGCGTCCACGAGGGTGCTGTCCGGAGCGCTGTTGCGGACCATGTACGCGCCGCTGAGGTAGTGCCTGACCCGCTGGGACGCCTCGGCCAGGGGCACCCCGACCGTGGAGGCGTAGCGGGGGGCGAGGACGGCCACCGCGTCGCCGAGGGTGCCGTCGAATCCCGGGATGTAGTGGCCGCTGGGGTCCCGGATGTAGGTGTTGTCGTCGGGGTCGGGCGAGATGAGGGGGTGGGGTTCGCGGAGGAGCACGTCCGTGGTGGCGACTACGTGCTCGTCGTCGCTCACCGTTCTGACGGGGTCGACCCGGTAGGTGGGGGTGCGGCCGGTCCTCGCGTATTCCTCCAGTAGCCCGTGGTCGGGGAGGATCCTGCTCTTGATGGAACATCAAGAGGGGGATAGATGATTCATTCGTGCGAGCAGGTCGCTGGTCTCGAAGGGCGGGACCAGCTCGAAGTGCAGAGATAGTCACTTCTCTCAGAGGCGGAGGCAGGCCGCGCCTGGCGGTCTATCAGCGTGGCCCGGCCGCCACCGCAGCTCGATCCTCGCGCCTCGCACGGGCCACCGCACCCTGAGTCCCAGCCGTGGAGCAGCGAGATCGGTGTGAGCCGCAGGCTAACGAGAGAGCTCAGAAGGCCGTCTCAGGCCGTGCCCTTCCGTTCCTCCTCCAGCTCCTTGAGGGCATCGTCCAAGGTGACGTCGCCCTTGCTCCGCTCCACAAATGCCAGGCCCGCCTTGTACACCTCGCGATGTTCCGCGACTACTCGCCGCAGGGGCATCGGCCGGCTCCGAATCTCCCGACCGTTAGTCAGCGTCACACGCAGCTGGAACGCCATCAGGGCGGTGTACCACCTCTGCGGGTATGGACCTCGGCTGATCAAGTCGGCCAGAACCCACCTGACCCCGCCATGAGCGGGTATCACTTTTTGATCTTCGCCCTCAAGGAAGGTGAAATCGAAGAACTGTGCGATCACCGGCATTTCCAGCAGTCGCCTGAACGCATACCTCATGGCGACGCCGACCGGCCAAAAGGACGGCATCCACCCGATCATTTGGACCTTCTCGACCTGTACATCCGCCGCAGATCGATTGATGGCGTGGACATGGAAGGACGTGCACCACCGGCTCTTGTCTTCCGCCAGGTATGCCTCGCGGATGTTGTGGGGACGCCGACGCACCCGAAGCTTCAGGCGGGGCGCATTCCTGCGATAAGTGGCCCAGGACGCGACCATGTTGGCCATGGTCCCAACAGCGCTACACACGGCGACAAGGAGGGCGACTGCTGCAAGCGACATGACAACAAGATGCCCAGCCCTCGACACCTACGACCCAAATTTGAGGAACATCAGCGGTAGGAAACGTTCGCCGGTAAATGCACCGGTTTCATGTCACCCAATAGGCCACAACCACTGGCCGCGCTCCACCTCGCGAACCGGCCTACCGCGGCTTGGTTCAGAGAAGTGACCAGGCCGAAGCTGATGGCTCCGGTCCACAGGGGGCGCGGCATCGCTTCCGCCAGGCCCCCCCTGGCGGCTGGGCCGGGAAGCGGGCCGGAAGCGCCGGAAGGGGGAACCGGCCCCTTGGGGGGCCTGGCGCGTCGGGCCGCTGCCCGTAGTACTGATCCTCACGCCGCACCCGGTTCCTCGCATCCGGGCCGGTGGGGGCTGGCTTCTCGCGTCCGGCGGCCTCCGACCGGGTGAGGGTGTCTCGCCCGGGCTTTCCGCCGGCAGACGTGATGGCCTACTTCCGTGCCCGCGCTGCCTCCAGGTCCGCCCGGCACGAGGGACAGAGCGGGTTCCCGCCGACTCCGTATCTTTGTGTGGGCTGACGGCACGAGGCGCAGGGACCGGTCTGAATGCTCATGGCCTCCAGGGTACGAACCCAGGGGCGGGAGGCAGGGATGCCGCCCCTGCGGTTCGTGTCCGCGTAGGTCCAGGTCGGCGTGGTGTCGGTCGTCCGGGGCGGTGCGGGCGGCCCGAGCCCGTGCGGTGGGCCGGGTCTGGGCTCGGGGTGGGGCGGATGGGTGTGCGGTGCAGGTGCTGCCGGGTCTCTTCGTGGGGTGGTCGGGGGTCACCGGCTCGGTGTCGGTCACCTGGTCGGCCTGCTGGTGCTATCCGGCTCTCGGGAAGGCGGAGGCTGCTCCGGCGGTGCCGGGGCCGTAGCGGGCACGAGCCCGGTCGAGGGCATTTTCGAGGCGTCGGAGTTTCTCGTCGCGGTCGTCGAGGGTGAGCTGGTGCACGGCGTGCTCGGCGGGGCAAAGGCGCTCTGCGCGCAGAGCCAGTGTGCGGACGCGGGCGCGCTGGAGGCCGAGGGCGGTGAGGAGTTCGCGGCCGGTGGTGGCGAGGGCGGGGGTGTGGGCAGTGGGTTCGGTAAGGGTGCGGCTGCGGGTGGTCTGGGTGCGGTCGGCGTAGGTGACGGTGAGTGTGAGGGCCTGGGTGATCTCGCCGGTGGTTCGCAGCCGGGCGCCGAGTTCTTCGGCGAGGCCGAGGACGGTGCGGTGGTGGGTGGTCGGGGTCGAGTTCGTCGTGGTCGAAGCGGTGGTGGGCGCTGCGGGTCTTGGGGGCGGCGGATGGGACGACGGGGCGTTCGTCGATACTGCGGGCGAGGTCGTGGGCTTGGCGGGCGGCGCCGGTGCCGAGGATTCGCTGGAGTGTGGCGGGCGGGGTGTCGGCGATGGCGCCGACGGTGGTGATGCCGTAGCGGGCGAGCGTGCGGGCGGTCCTGGGGCCGATGCCGGGCAGGGCCGCGGCCGGTTTCGGGCGCAGGAATGCGGCGATCTCGTACGGGTCGTCCCCGACCACCGTGGCGGCGCCGGGCGGGGTGGAGGCTGCGGCCATGGCCGAGATCCCGCGTGTGGGACCGGCGCCGGCCGAGCTCTGGACACCGTGGAGCGCCAGCAGTCGGAGGCGGAGCAGGTCGACGATGCCTTCGACGTCGCGGTTCCAGAATCTCAGGGCTCCGGTGAGGTCGGCGTAGGCGGACCAGTCGGCGGGCAGGGGCTCGATGCGGGGGCTGATGCCTTCAAGGACTGTGAGGAACTGTCCGTACAGGCTGTCGGTCCGCTCTGCGGGATGAAAGTGGATCCGCAGGATCGCGCGTGGCCGCGGCGGCGTGGTGTTCGTGGTCATCCGGCGCTCCCCGGGCTCTTGTGGCCGAGGCGGGTGAGGTCGGCCGAGCGGGTGCCGGCGGGCTGGAGATCGCTCCACGGGTGGAGTCGGGCGCCTGCGGTGCCGTCCGGGATTGTCCTGACGGTGTGGGGCTGGGCGGGTGTGGATGCCGGGGCCTGGTCCAGGAGGTCGAGGACGGCCTGGGGTCCGTGGGTGGCGCGGGCGGTGGCCAGTGCGTCGAGGTCCCACGCCATTTCGCCGACGACGGTGCGTCGTGGGCCCCGGGCTTCGACGGTTCCGCGGACGAGGAGCAGGCCGTGGTGGAAGATCGTGTGTGCGCATTCCTCGTGGGTGTTCTCGAAGAAGGCGAGGTCGACGAGGCCGGAGCCGTCTTCGAGGGTGACGAAGATGATCCGTTTTCCTGACGCGATGGGCGGGGTCTGGGTGGAGGCGCGGACGCCGGCCACGAGGACGCGTTGTCCGGGGTGCATCGTGCGCAGGTGTGCGGCGTCGGTGGCGCCGATCTCGCGCAGGAGCCAGTGGTGGTCCTCCATCAGGTGTCTGGAGACGTCGATCTTGAGGACGCCGAGCTCGGCGTCCAGTTGTTCGCGGGCGGTCGTCTCCCGTAGTCCGGACGGGCCTGCGGCGTGGAGTGGGGTGTCGAGCGGGAGCTGTCCGGTGGTGGGGCGGGTGCGGGCCTGGTGGTGGATCTCGGTCGCCTGGAGCAGGAGGTCGCGTCGCGTGGTGTTCCCCTTCAGCCGGTCGAGGGCGCCGATGCGGATGAGGCGTTCGAGGGTCGGCAGTTTGGGGTGGGCGCGGGCGTAGAGGTCCTGCAGTGAGGTGTAGGGGCGGCCGTGGGCGATCCGTGTGACCTCCTGGTCGGAGATGCCGTGCACCGAGGCGAGGGAGATCCGTACGCCCCCGCCGGATTCGGTCTGTTCGACCGTGTACTGGGGCTTGGAGAGGTTGATGTCGACGGGCAGGACAGGCACGTCGTGGCGTCGGGCGTCGGCGACGATCACCCGGGCCGGCCACATACCTGGGTCGTGCTCCAGCAGTCCGGCGTAGAGGGCGGCGGGGTGGTGTGCCTTGAGCCACGCGGACTGCAGTGCGGGAACGGCGAAGGCCACGGCGTGGGCGCGGCAGAATCCGTACGCTCCGAACGAGGCGACGGTGTCCCAGACGTCGTCGAGGACCTCAGGGCTGTAGCCGCGGGCCCCGGCCAGTCGCCGGAACCACGTCTCGACGTGTGCCAGGCGCTGTTCGTTGCTGAGTGCGCGGCGGGCTACCTCGGCCAGCGCGCGGTCGCAGCCGGTCATGACCGCGAGAATGTCGATAATTTGTTCGTGCCAGATGGTCACCCCGTACGTGTCGCGCAGGACCGGCTCCAGGTCGGGATGCGGGTAGACGGGTGCGGCGCCGTGGCGGGCGGCGATGAAGAGGGCGGGCATGCCGCCCTGGACCGGGCCCGGCCGGAACAGGCTGATGTCCGCGATCACGTCCTGCGGGCCGCGGGGCTGGAGCCTGCCGACAAGATCCTGCTGCCCAGGTGACTCCAGCTGGAACATGCCGACCGTGTCCGAGTTCTGGATCAGCGCGAAGGCGAACCGGTCGTCGAGGGGGACGTGGTCGGGATTGTCGAGGTCGATGGCCTTGCCGGTCGTGCGGCGGATCTCCGTGACGGCGTGGGCCATGGCGGACTGCATCCGCACGCCCAGGACGTCGAGCTTGAGGAGGCCCAGGTCCTCGACATCCTCCTTGTCGGCCTGGAGCATGGGGTACTCGCCGCCGGGTGTGGG is a genomic window of Streptomyces sp. NBC_01237 containing:
- a CDS encoding tyrosine-type recombinase/integrase, which translates into the protein MADVPGAIRLVRAGNVRALDPEPAMFDAMLRGWQDQQRSRLLARKTIVDRLSLVRRFAQFTGTYPWDWTPEDVEAYFSVRLSRGELAWSTVRGQQGSLELFCAFVTDPRYGWAAGCLEEFGRFPVQVCHDWNTAQHVAAYEGRPGRRAFTYDELQTLFDAADDRVEQVRKRGRKGVLAAWRDSVLVKQVYAYGTRRRETSMLDLPDLRHNPRAPQYGRLGALEVRYGKASRGSPPKRRTVLTVPELDWIVPVVLEWVEEVRGGFSPGRHPALWVSERRGRLGGRRLDEIFAVLREHAGLSAELDLHCLRHTYITHLIEFGYPERFVQEQVGHSYAATTALYTWVSDEFRNRLIESALQRRLEPAAGGVLPR
- a CDS encoding pentapeptide repeat-containing protein; the encoded protein is MTSRRSSRSLNERELRLWKVGRALVLTFVAAVLVAGGVFYGLVVLLDFKEIGTTAKLDAKTLFDLVKLSFGVVAGAGALVALVVAYRRQRVDEAGAHREATRLHTERFSQAVDKLGSDSPAVRLGGVHALAGLADDAPDDNLRQTCIDVLCAYLRLPFSPDPGDLPGPLPDGTSPSEERRDAHQDKRDRYRALREVRHTILRLIGDRYCIPKGTQRSWQGYNLDLTRVVIDSGVDLNFGGAMFSGGTVDFGGATFSGGSVYFGGAMFSGGTVDFGGATFSGSRVDFLHVTFSGGRVNFCDVTFSGGRVDFIDVTFSGGRVDFGPTAYTGGRVRGAMFSGGTVDFGGATFSGSRVAFRGATFSGGTVDFGHAMFSGGRVDFGGAMFSGSTVNFDYASGPAPHQLLSAVGTPAPAEVNLPSAWLPPIP
- a CDS encoding DNA polymerase III subunit alpha, translated to MRGGVPHLHVSSGFSARYGASHPLDLITRAAERGIGALALTDRDMVTGTVRFAKAAAAAGVKPLFGVDLGVAAHAPPATVRRRTPVRGGEHVAEAPFRATFLARNAGGWGRLCRMVSTAHADAFPTGTPPMASWEALARYADEGLTVLLGPASEPLRALAAGRPDVAERLLAPWRQTAGDGLRLEIVCWGLSGTGPGSVRLAAHTLALADRLAIPAVVTNAVRYADPAQHRIADVLDSARLLRPIDRRRLDCGERWLKDGPAMTAIAERVAAAAGAGWRRAGQLIADTVAVADACRIDPVQDLGLGVPHFPEPSVVGAGPGPEGGMRLLRQRCETGMTARGLDRDQRAMDQLDYELGIIGRLHYEPYFLAVAQVVADVRDMGIRVAARGSGAGSMVNHSLFVATANPLEHRLLFERFLSERRASLPDIDIDVESARRLEVYDRIITRFGRERVAVTGMPETYRARHALRDTGLALGLEPATVDRIAKSFPHIRACDIRSALTELPELRQLAAEAEKFGPLWELAEGLDALPRGIAMHPCGVILSNASLLDRLPVQPTPGGEYPMLQADKEDVEDLGLLKLDVLGVRMQSAMAHAVTEIRRTTGKAIDLDNPDHVPLDDRFAFALIQNSDTVGMFQLESPGQQDLVGRLQPRGPQDVIADISLFRPGPVQGGMPALFIAARHGAAPVYPHPDLEPVLRDTYGVTIWHEQIIDILAVMTGCDRALAEVARRALSNEQRLAHVETWFRRLAGARGYSPEVLDDVWDTVASFGAYGFCRAHAVAFAVPALQSAWLKAHHPAALYAGLLEHDPGMWPARVIVADARRHDVPVLPVDINLSKPQYTVEQTESGGGVRISLASVHGISDQEVTRIAHGRPYTSLQDLYARAHPKLPTLERLIRIGALDRLKGNTTRRDLLLQATEIHHQARTRPTTGQLPLDTPLHAAGPSGLRETTAREQLDAELGVLKIDVSRHLMEDHHWLLREIGATDAAHLRTMHPGQRVLVAGVRASTQTPPIASGKRIIFVTLEDGSGLVDLAFFENTHEECAHTIFHHGLLLVRGTVEARGPRRTVVGEMAWDLDALATARATHGPQAVLDLLDQAPASTPAQPHTVRTIPDGTAGARLHPWSDLQPAGTRSADLTRLGHKSPGSAG
- a CDS encoding helix-turn-helix domain-containing protein, whose product is MMKRMGFTWNLRRLMAERDMYQTTDLVPLLAEYGVHLSREQVFRLVTQPPQRLSMDTLAALCGILGVTPADLIEVAETRVQVAKPTATGENAGTAKAPPARRVRVLRPGDR
- a CDS encoding DinB/UmuC family translesion DNA polymerase, whose protein sequence is MRTTGEITQALTLTVTYADRTQTTRSRTLTEPTAHTPALATTGRELLTALGLQRARVRTLALRAERLCPAEHAVHQLTLDDRDEKLRRLENALDRARARYGPGTAGAASAFPRAG